DNA from Helcococcus ovis:
AGTTTATAACATATTTTGAAATTATAACATCTATTATGTATAAATATTTTTATGATCAAAACGTTGATTTTGCAGTAGTTGAAGTTGGGCTTGGAGGAAAACTTGATGCAACTAATATAATAAAAAAGCCTATTGCATCAGTTATTGTGACAATTTCAAAAGATCATCAAAATGTTTTAGGTAATACAATAGAAGATATAGCAGAAAATAAAGCAGGTATAATAAAAAATAATTGTCCTGTGTTTATATATCCTCAAATTGATACTGTACACAAAATTTTTGAACAAACAGCCATTAAATTAAATTGTGAGTTTAATACATTCTCAATTTCTGAAATTGATATACTTAAAATATCTGAAGTTGAGAATGTGTTTAATTTTAGAACTTATAAAAATATGAAGTCGTGTCTTATTGGCAAACATCAGGTATACAATGCGGTATTAGCATTAACGGTTATAGATTATCTGAAAAATAATTATGAGATTTCAGAAAAAGATATATATGATGGGATATATTTAGCTAGAAATACCGGACGCTTGGAAGTAGTATCTAAAAATCCTAAAATTATATTTGATGGAGCACATAATAAAGAATCAATCATTAGTTTGATAGATACAATTAAATGCTTAAAATTTAATAGGCTTATAGTAGGATTTAGTATGTTAAAAGATAAAGATATATCTTATGCTTTATCAGCTTTATCAAAAATATCAGATGAACTTATCGTTACTACAGTGGACTATCCGGGCAGAAATTATTCTGAAACAGAATTAAATGAAATCGTAAAAGAGTATGAAATTAATATAAAAGTTATATCAAATAATGTTGAAGCATTTGAATACACTAAGTCTTTAGCAAGTGAAGACGATTTGATATTATGGTGCGGGTCGCTTTATTTAATAAGAGAACTATTAAAATATTTAGATTAGTAGATTAAAAAAAAAATAACAAATTTGAAAAAAATTTTCAATTTTTCTTAAATTTTGCTATTATATTTGTGTAAAAAATTTTGTAAACGTTAGCTATATAAATTTAATTTTTTTAGAATTATAGTTATGTGATAGATTTTTTATAGAATTTAATAAAGAAAGAACACTCACTCGTTCAAGTACGAGATTAAATCTCAAGTAAGAGACGAGTATACTCTATCTACTAAATATTATACAGTAAAACTGAATAATATTTAGTAGATAAAGGGTTATAGGTTACCTTTAACAACCTAAATATATTATAAAGGAGGTTTAATAAAAATGCATACATAATGTCATTTTTATTTAAGATATAAAGAATAATTATAAATAAAAATTTATAAAAATAATTTTTATAAAAAGTTCTTTATATAAAAAAGTTATATTTAATTAAAAAATTTGTGGAGGAAAATTTGAAAAAAAAGATTTATATATTAGCACTTATTGTTGCACTTTTATCTTCTGTTTACACATCAAAAGCAGAAGCCATAGTTACTTTTATGGGCTCTGATTCATCAAGGTATTATGATGATGATGTTGAAAAAAGAAAAGCTACAGTGTCTATAAATGTTGACGGTATTGTCAAAGATACTAATGAAAAAATATTAATAAGGGGGACAACTCATATATTATCTGATCCCTTTGATAAAGTTACAAAAAAAGAATTATTAGATTCAATTAGACATCAAATGACAGAATTACAATTAGATTATAAATATGAACTTTTAGATTTTGCATATGATGCTAAATTGTATAATAATGGAGAACTTTTGTTTTCTACAGGTGATAATGAAGGTACAGTTCAATTAAAAGGTGATATCAGAAAATACCAATTGAATGGACATGTAATTTTAAGAGAAAAAAAAGAACCTGAACTTACAAATCCATCAGAGTCTGCTAGAATAGAATACAGGGTTAAATTTTCTCCTATAATTAATGGTGAATTAACTGGGAAATATTTATTTCCGATTGAATTTGATTTAGGTGAAAAATTTGTAGGGGAAAAGTTAACTTCTAAAGAACTTAGAAAAAAAGCTGAAGAAATTTTAGAAAAAAATTATCCTGATTTTAAGATAGTAGAGAAAGAGTATACATTTATAATTCATAACGAAAATGGAGAGTTTCAAAAATATGCATCATTTAAAGATGATTTTGAATATGAAATAGCTAAAAGGAATAAGATTCTATACACAAAGCCAAAGACTGGCAAGATACTTGGTGAAACTCAAAGTGTTGATAGAGTAAGAGAAGGATATTTTGTTGAATATAAGAAATAATTATTTTTTTATATTTAAATTTTATTTATTATTTAGCAAAATAATACTTGTTAAATTCATAATATGAAAACATATATTATAATTTGGTTTATTTATAATTTTTAAAAATAAAGAGGAAAAAATGAAATTAACAAAAAATTTAAGAAAAATAATCACATTTACTATTGCATCATTTTTATTGTTAGAGCCAGTATCAGCGTTTGCTGTATCAGTAAGATATGAAACACCAAAAGAATATCTTACTGAAGTTAAAAATCAAGGAAGAACAGGAACATGCTGGGCACATGCTACTATGGGAGCTATAGAAATTGCTTATAAAAAAGCAACCGGAAGAACAGTTGATTTATCAGAAACTCATTTGGCATATCATATACATGATGGTGCAAAATTAGATGGAGCTAGTTTAACATCAGCCACACCTTATCTTATGAGACTAGATGGACCAGTTGGTGAAACTGAATACCCTACAATAAAAGATTCTGTTCCATTATACCAAAATAGTGGGACATATGTATTGCCGGGACATAATTCTATGGAAGATTTAGGAAAATATAAATATAAATTTGCAGTTGGAAATATAATAGAATCTGATATTTCTAATGTAAAAGAAAATATTGAAAAATATGGTGCTGTTACTGCGGCTTATTATGACAACACTGAATCAGGATTTTCCGGTAATTATAATGCATCCGGAAGTTATTATGGATTTGGTAGAAAATCAAATGAACCTGAAAGATTAAAAAGATTTTTTTATAATCCGGATTTAGTTTACCATTATGCACCTAATCCTATGAATGAAATTGTAATGGCTCCAAATCATGCTGTAGTATTGGTTGGTTGGGATGATAATAAAGAAATTGTAAACCAAAGAGGTCAAAGGGCTGTTGGTGCTTTTAAGGTTAGACAGTCAAGAGGACCTGAATTTGGTGACAACGGATATATGTGGATTTCTTATGATACATTTCCTAAGGAAAGTTTTCAAGTTCTTAGAATAAATGGTTTAGATGTTTTATCACCAGTAAAAAATACTTTTTATTCTTATGGTAATTTTTTATCAAAAGAAAACTCCAGAAAAGTATATACATTTGGTAAAGACGGATTTGATAAGTCATCACTAGGACATACATTTAAGAGAACAACCGTAGATATGGTAAATGTTTATAATAAAAATGATAATAAAAGAGAATATTTAACAAATATTCAATTTATAAATGAAGTAGGGAAAAATTTAAGTTATGAAATACAAGTAGCTATGTTAAATGGACATTCAACTGAAGATGTTGAAAAAGCTAATTATACTAAAGTAGCTAGTGGAGTAAGTAATGATAAAGGAGTTAATACAATATCTATAAGTCCTTTAGAAATTACTAAAAATAAGTTTGCAATTAGACTTATTTTAAAAAATGAAAATGGAGTATATATAAGCATTGCTAAAGATATTAAATCTACAGGAAGCAGCATAATATCAACTCCAACATATACTCCGGATTCAAACTTTTCATTTATAAATACCGATTATGGATTTATTCCATATAATAATGATATATATATAAATGCATTTACACAATCTGATAACAAATCAAGCTTTAATTCATTATATGAAGAAAAAGTTAAAAATGTTATATCAGTTACAAAAGATAAAGAAACATTTATTTATGTAGATAAAAATGCTTCTGAGTCATATGTAAGAGAACATTTATTAAGTATAGGAAATAAATTAAGAGTAGATTATACTGATGAAAAAGGAATAATGCAATCAAAAGTTTTCGAAATTAAAGATTATGTTTTGAAAAATGGATACTTTGTTCCTATAATAACAGATTATACAGATGTGGATAAAGATTTACATAATAGTATAAGAGATAAGATAAATAAAAATGAAGACTTATTTAAATATTATGTATATCTAAATAAAACTTCACATGCAAATAGATATAATGTTGAAGATCGAAATTATGATAGAAATAATTATATTAATGATAACAGTTATAATTCATATAATAGAAATATTAGTAGACAAAATAGAAATAATAGATCATCAGATATATTCAGAGAAGCTCAATTATCAAAATTTGATAAAACAGTTTTAACGTATAAATTGCAAAAAAATTATAATAAAACAGTTCTTTTAACAAACACTCAAAAGGAAGATGTAAAGATTAGAGTAAATGGGGCGTTAATTGGAGCTGAAAATATAAGAATAATAGATGATATTTTATATATAGAGTTATATAATGAATTGTCTAATAGTGACAGAATAGAAGTATCTTTCAATGAAAATAGTATATCTAGGTATTAATATTTATTAAAAATTTTAATAAAGTAGTGTTGATTAATTATCTTCACTACTTTATTATTATGTTGAGATGAATATAATAAAGTAGGGATATATCATGAATAATTATGGCGAAGTATTAAAAAAACTTAGAAAAGATAGAAATTATACATTAAAGCAAATATCTTCTGGTGAAATATCGATTTCTCAAATTTCAAGGTTTGAGAGAGGTGAAACTGATTTATCAATTGGAAAATTTATTTTTATTCTTAATAAAATAGGGATTACTATTGATGAATTTATGGTATATGCTAGGGATTATGAAAAATATGATGTAGTTAAAATGATGTCAAAGGTTGTAAAATATTATTATGAGAATAGTATTGAAGGATTTAGAGAATTGATAGAACTAAATCAAAATAAATTAAAAGAAAATCCTGATAATAGTCTTTATCCATTATATATAATTTTATTTAAAGGGTTTATATGCAAGATAAATAAGACAAAACTATCAGATAAAGATCTTCAAAAAATAATAGATCATTTATTTGTAACTGAAAATTGGGGAATTTTAGAACTTCAGTTAATAGGAAATCTATATGAATTTTTTAGTACAAAACGAATGTTATATTTTTTTGATGAAATATTTAAAAATTATGAAAAGTATAAAAAAAGTTCAATGCACAAACATTTAGTATGTATCACTTCACTAAATATATTTTTAAAATTAATAGAAAGAAATGATTTGAAAGAAGCTGAAAAAATTAACAAGAAATTAAGAAAAATTGTCGGTGGAGAAACAAAAGTTTATGAAAGAATGATACTTAAATATGGAGAAGCATTTTTACTTTACAAAAAAGGGGATAGTGCCGGAGTTGAAGTGATGAAGAAAATCATCGAAACGTTTAAATTACTTTCTTGTGATTATCATGCAAAAAATTATCAGCAACATTTTGATGAATTTGTAAAAAATAAATTTGTATATATGGGAAAAAATAATATCTCTTAAATAATATGGATATAATTATATTCATATTATTTAGGAGGATTTTTATGAATAAAACAATCAAAAAACTGCTATTTAGCAGAGGAATAAATAAAATAGGAAATATATTTTATGATTATGGAAATTCAATATGGCTAGCATCAATTGGGAATATAGGAAAGAAGTTTTTAGCGTATTATCAAATAGCTGATACACTAACATCGATTTTGTTAAATCCGATAAGTGGTGCATTAGTAGATAGATTCAAAAGACGTAAAATATTATTGTATACAGATTTTATATGTTTTATTGCATGCTTGTTAGCGGCATTTATTTCAAATAATAATTTGATGTTATATACATTGGTAATTGTAAATATTATATTAGCAGTTTCAAGCTCCTTTTCAAGAATTGCTAATAAATCATTTATTAGTGAAATTGTTGAAAAGGATGAAATTGTAAATTATAATTCAAAATTAGAAGTTACAACTAAAGTAATTAGTGTTTGTTCGCCAATATTTTCATTTATTGTAATACAATTTACAAGTCTTAGAGTTATATTACTGATAGATGCTATAAGTTTTTTACTTTCATTTATTTGTATAAAGATGATAAAAATTGAAGAAATTAAATATCAAATCAGCTCAAAAACAGGGACTGATTTAAAATCTGTCTTAAGTGATATATGGGAAGGGATTATTTTTGTATACAATGAAAAAGAAATTTTATTACTTTTAATATTAGCATCATTGATAAATTTTATGTTTGCCGGATTTGCATACATTCTTCCTTATTCGGATAAATTATTTTCAATAAATGGAGCTTTTGCGACAATGCTAAGTTTAGGAGCTTTAGGAAGTATTTTAGCTGCATTTATTTCCGGCAAGATTAAATCATCTATCAGAAATTTACATTTAAGTTTAATTTTAAGCGGATCTGGAGTAGTGCTGATAGGATTATACAAATTTATTAATTTTCCAATAATCATATTTTTATTTGGAAATTTTTTAGTAGAATTTTTTATGACAATTTTTAATATACATTATTTAAGTCAAATACAAATTAAAGTTCCGAATGAAATGATGGGAAGAGTATTTTCTTGTGTATTTACAGTAGCAATTATTTTGATGCCATTAGGTACATTTGTTTTATCAAAAATCCCTGGAAGTATAAATTTAATTACATTCTTTGTATTAGGAATTTTAGTGATGCTAATATCATTTATTTCAATGACATATTCAAAAGTAAAGTTTGGAAAATAGTTTCAAAATGTTATAATATTTATATATTATAACAGGAGAGAACACAATGGATAGATTGACAATAAATGATATTTTTATAAGATTAATTTTATCAATGATATTTTCCGGACTTATCGGACTTGAAAGAGAAAAAAGCCACAGAAGTGCTGGACTAAAAACTCATATTTTGGTTGGTATGGGGGCAGCGACAATATCCTTGATTCAGGTAAATACAATTGCGTTTGTATCTAGTTTAAGTAAAGATTTAAATGTTAGTATAGATGCTGTTAGATTAATAGCACAGGTGGTTAGTGGCATAGGTTTTTTAGGTGCAGGTACAATAATAGTTACTAAAAGAAGTGTTACAGGATTAACTACAGCTGCATCAATATGGTGTGTATCAGCCGTTGGCTTAGCATTTGGAATGGGATATTATGTAATTGGTGTTTTTAGTGGGCTATTAATATTAATAGTGTTGATCTTTTTTAAGAGAATAATTGTAATCCATGGAACACAAGAATTTACTATTAAATATTTATCGAATAAAAATACTACTGAAGAAATTATTAACGCGATAAAAAGTTTTGACCCAAAATTTGAAATAATAGGAATGAATACATCTACAGAAAATAATCAATTATATACAACACATGTATATAGAATAAATACAAAAAAGTCAATCTCATTTTCGGACTTAGCATATAAATTATCTAATTTAGAAAATATTGTAAGTATTGAATTTGGTGAGTTTGATTAAGACCTAAAAATAGATATTTTAATCCAATCTAAAAAAATTTATTAATTAGAAATGACCCTAAAAAGCTGGATCTAGAGACCAATTTTTTAGAGGTCTTTTTTTTGTGACAAAATATAATACAGATACTCTTCATATGAGGCAATTCTTTTTGATATTTTTGTAAAAAGAAATGCCGTTATTCTTCATATGAGGCAATTCCTTTTGGAGATTTTGTAAAAAGAATTACCTTTTTTCTTTATATGAGGTATTTTAGCTTTTGTTGTGGGCAGAAAAAAATTGTTTATTTTCAGATACAATAAAATTTAAGAGAAAATCAAAAGAACCTATGAATCTAATGTGATTTATAGGCTATTTTGTTATGGGTACTGATTATTTGACGCTTACGTTTATTCAAATATTAAACCATAATTTGAAATCGATTGATGCACACAAAAAAATAATTTATAATTTAAAAAAAGAAATAATGGAGGTGTTTCCAATGTTTAATATTAATGGAATTTAATATTATTAGAAAACGAAGTTATATATTATATATAGATTTGTTTTATCTAGTAGAGATTATGAATTATATTACAAATTTAAGGTAGGTAGAGGAATAAATATCATTAATAATGATAATCAAGAAAGAACTTTATTTCCAATATATTTAAATAATAAAATAGTTTCAACTTTTTTAGTTTCAACTTTTGAAGGAGAAACTAGTGGAATTTATTCTAAAGCATATTCCGAACAATTAGACAAGTTAAAATATTTTACTAATATAAATAATCCTTTGATTTTAACAACTTTTGATGATGATTTGTGGGGAATAATAGGTAAAAGAGCTTATAGCTTAAATGAACAAAAAAATATTATTTATAATAAAAAAATAAATACTAATGAATTAGTAATTTTGAATGGTAATGATAATATTAAGTACGATAAAAATTTTGTTTCTTTGAGAACTCCCTCAGGGTATGTGTTAAATTTTGATATAAAATATATTCAGCCTTCTGGTAAAAGTAGATGTTATTCTTATGCTTTATCTAATATACTATATAATTTAGGATACAATTTGCATACTCCAGAAACAATATCTTCTTATTTTAATTATGAAGATGGAGTATCATTTAAGGAATTGTCAAGTTATTTAAATAATTACAACTTTTCTAATGACGCAAAGGACTCAGGATATTTATTTAAAGGAGAGGTTATAGAACAAATATATTATAAGAATAGTTATATTCTTATAGGAGGTACTAATACATCTTCTAAAGGTCAACATGCATTAGTAATTTTTGGGTATAACAACACCAATAATACATATTCTTTTTGGAATCCATGGTATAATTTTACACAATATATGGATATGGATTCTAAATTGATAAATACAAAAAGTTCTACTGTATACAAATTGAATGCAGGGTATATTAAAAATATAGGTAAAATAAAATGAAAATTAAAAATATATTAATAATGTTTATATTTATGACTATAGTTCTTGTTGGATGTAATAGAAATTATAAATTTGGTATGGATATTAAAGATTATTCTAATATAATATCTATTGAGTCTGAAGGAGCTAGAGTAAAAAAAGATACTTTATCAAAAGACTTTAAGGATAAAGTTCAAAAATTGATAAATAATTTAAATGAGAGCAATTTTGAAAAAGTGAGTTACGAATCATTAAAAGGAAACAGTCCGACTATAATATTTGATAATTTTACTTTTGAAGTTTCAAAAAAGCATATAAGAATTATAAAAGAAGATAATAAATATCAGTATAATTCAAAGGTAAAGGTAGATTCATTAATAGAATTACACAATTTGTTAAATGATGAATTGGGAATATAGTAAAATGGTTGAGAGAATTAGAAGTCTGAATTTATGATTTCTAATTCTCATTTTTTTAATAATAAAAATATTTATTTTTAATATAATTTTACTTATTTATTATTCAAATAATAAATAGCAAGCTGAGTTCTATCTCTTAAATTCAATTTATCTAATATTGTAGAAAGATAATTTCTTACA
Protein-coding regions in this window:
- a CDS encoding bifunctional folylpolyglutamate synthase/dihydrofolate synthase produces the protein MQKFYDINSCLDWLYLKGGSKGKFNLDNIKYLLDKLDNPQDKIKVIHIAGTNGKGSTSNFIASVLSRKYKCGLFTSPYMNDITDSFKINGAQMSEKLFIEYINKLILIIDAMEKNGKFITYFEIITSIMYKYFYDQNVDFAVVEVGLGGKLDATNIIKKPIASVIVTISKDHQNVLGNTIEDIAENKAGIIKNNCPVFIYPQIDTVHKIFEQTAIKLNCEFNTFSISEIDILKISEVENVFNFRTYKNMKSCLIGKHQVYNAVLALTVIDYLKNNYEISEKDIYDGIYLARNTGRLEVVSKNPKIIFDGAHNKESIISLIDTIKCLKFNRLIVGFSMLKDKDISYALSALSKISDELIVTTVDYPGRNYSETELNEIVKEYEINIKVISNNVEAFEYTKSLASEDDLILWCGSLYLIRELLKYLD
- a CDS encoding staphylokinase domain-containing protein gives rise to the protein MKKKIYILALIVALLSSVYTSKAEAIVTFMGSDSSRYYDDDVEKRKATVSINVDGIVKDTNEKILIRGTTHILSDPFDKVTKKELLDSIRHQMTELQLDYKYELLDFAYDAKLYNNGELLFSTGDNEGTVQLKGDIRKYQLNGHVILREKKEPELTNPSESARIEYRVKFSPIINGELTGKYLFPIEFDLGEKFVGEKLTSKELRKKAEEILEKNYPDFKIVEKEYTFIIHNENGEFQKYASFKDDFEYEIAKRNKILYTKPKTGKILGETQSVDRVREGYFVEYKK
- a CDS encoding C1 family peptidase — protein: MKLTKNLRKIITFTIASFLLLEPVSAFAVSVRYETPKEYLTEVKNQGRTGTCWAHATMGAIEIAYKKATGRTVDLSETHLAYHIHDGAKLDGASLTSATPYLMRLDGPVGETEYPTIKDSVPLYQNSGTYVLPGHNSMEDLGKYKYKFAVGNIIESDISNVKENIEKYGAVTAAYYDNTESGFSGNYNASGSYYGFGRKSNEPERLKRFFYNPDLVYHYAPNPMNEIVMAPNHAVVLVGWDDNKEIVNQRGQRAVGAFKVRQSRGPEFGDNGYMWISYDTFPKESFQVLRINGLDVLSPVKNTFYSYGNFLSKENSRKVYTFGKDGFDKSSLGHTFKRTTVDMVNVYNKNDNKREYLTNIQFINEVGKNLSYEIQVAMLNGHSTEDVEKANYTKVASGVSNDKGVNTISISPLEITKNKFAIRLILKNENGVYISIAKDIKSTGSSIISTPTYTPDSNFSFINTDYGFIPYNNDIYINAFTQSDNKSSFNSLYEEKVKNVISVTKDKETFIYVDKNASESYVREHLLSIGNKLRVDYTDEKGIMQSKVFEIKDYVLKNGYFVPIITDYTDVDKDLHNSIRDKINKNEDLFKYYVYLNKTSHANRYNVEDRNYDRNNYINDNSYNSYNRNISRQNRNNRSSDIFREAQLSKFDKTVLTYKLQKNYNKTVLLTNTQKEDVKIRVNGALIGAENIRIIDDILYIELYNELSNSDRIEVSFNENSISRY
- a CDS encoding helix-turn-helix domain-containing protein; protein product: MNNYGEVLKKLRKDRNYTLKQISSGEISISQISRFERGETDLSIGKFIFILNKIGITIDEFMVYARDYEKYDVVKMMSKVVKYYYENSIEGFRELIELNQNKLKENPDNSLYPLYIILFKGFICKINKTKLSDKDLQKIIDHLFVTENWGILELQLIGNLYEFFSTKRMLYFFDEIFKNYEKYKKSSMHKHLVCITSLNIFLKLIERNDLKEAEKINKKLRKIVGGETKVYERMILKYGEAFLLYKKGDSAGVEVMKKIIETFKLLSCDYHAKNYQQHFDEFVKNKFVYMGKNNIS
- a CDS encoding MFS transporter; translated protein: MNKTIKKLLFSRGINKIGNIFYDYGNSIWLASIGNIGKKFLAYYQIADTLTSILLNPISGALVDRFKRRKILLYTDFICFIACLLAAFISNNNLMLYTLVIVNIILAVSSSFSRIANKSFISEIVEKDEIVNYNSKLEVTTKVISVCSPIFSFIVIQFTSLRVILLIDAISFLLSFICIKMIKIEEIKYQISSKTGTDLKSVLSDIWEGIIFVYNEKEILLLLILASLINFMFAGFAYILPYSDKLFSINGAFATMLSLGALGSILAAFISGKIKSSIRNLHLSLILSGSGVVLIGLYKFINFPIIIFLFGNFLVEFFMTIFNIHYLSQIQIKVPNEMMGRVFSCVFTVAIILMPLGTFVLSKIPGSINLITFFVLGILVMLISFISMTYSKVKFGK
- a CDS encoding MgtC/SapB family protein; the encoded protein is MDRLTINDIFIRLILSMIFSGLIGLEREKSHRSAGLKTHILVGMGAATISLIQVNTIAFVSSLSKDLNVSIDAVRLIAQVVSGIGFLGAGTIIVTKRSVTGLTTAASIWCVSAVGLAFGMGYYVIGVFSGLLILIVLIFFKRIIVIHGTQEFTIKYLSNKNTTEEIINAIKSFDPKFEIIGMNTSTENNQLYTTHVYRINTKKSISFSDLAYKLSNLENIVSIEFGEFD